TAATGATTTTTTTAGTTGGTCAGAGAGTAAAGATCAGGTAACAGCCTTTAGGTGCCTAAAAGACTTTACAGATTTTTATGTTAAAGAGCAGAAAAAATATGCAAGCATAATAAATACTTTAGTAGGTAGTATTGGGATTGTTGAGCCAATTATTAACGGTAAAATAGAGGATCAATTTAGTGATGGTTACCATTACGAGTTAACAAGTTATCATTCTGAAATAGATGGAGCGAATGTCGAAAAACTTGGACACTTTGGCTATGATATTTTAAGGGTTTCTCTGGATGAGAGTGAGATTGAGGTTGAATTTACATACAGAGGTGAAGTTGAATTAGAAATAACGTCAGATGTTGTTGTTCGCGATTCGATTGATAAAGATTATATGAGTTTAGGATCTAATAAGAATACTGCTATGATACAAGCTGACTTTAAAGGAAAGGCTGTTATTTCATTAGATGAGGATGATGGAAAGGTAGAGCTTCTTGAGGTTTATGACGAAGAGGTTATTGCTAGAGACTTTGACGTTCCTCATGAATGGGAGTCATTTGTAGTTTATGACTAGAGATATATTATGAGAAACTTTCCTCAAAATCCTATTTGCCAAAAAGGTCCATCGGAGTCTGTTCCAAAAAGGTTGCGCTCTCATTTAAGCTTTATTGTTGAAGAGGTAACATGCTTAAATTGAACTCCTCACTGGATAAGTCTTTAGTGGAAACGAGAATATATTACATTCACTGAATTATTTGGAAAACCTATAAGTAAAGAGTCTGAGGATTTATTAAATTCCGACAGAAAGACTTGAGAGTAATGAAGAATAAAAGAGGTGGATATGTCGAATAAAAATAAAATATGATTGAAAAAAAGTTTTCTAAATTTATTTATACTTTCAAAGTAGATTAAATCTATAATTGTGAAGCAACTTTTGTATTTTCTTTCACTGGAAAACTAATAGCGTCTTTAGAGATGAAGAAAAGAATACAGAAGTTCAAAGGTGTGGAAGATTATAAGCTTGTAAAGGTCTCAAACGATATTGAAAACCTTGTAAACTCAAAATCACATATTTTTAAGAAAGAGAAATTCCGTTACTTCGTGGGCTTAAATAAAACAGGTTAATCAAATGAAAAAGTTTAAAAGTAGTTCGATATTGGCAGATTTACGTCCTGAGGTTGAAGTAAAGTTTGATCATCCGAGGACCAGTATCGGAGCGACTCTTTGTTTTGAATTACACGACATCTTAGGAGAGGTTGAAGACGTTAATAGTTACCATTATGAAGTAAACGTTAATAGCGTTGAATATAAAGTAAAGATAAGTAATGAACTCATTAGATGTTATAGTAATGAGAAAGATAACTTAGAGCTGATTACCAATTCAGATGAGTTTAATACGGTTGATAGCTTTGGTGGTCATAGAATGAAAACATTTATCGAATGGGAAACTAGGCTAGATTATCATTGCAAAACGGATCTTGCCCGTAATATTCTTCCTAATAAAGCGCATATATTCTTAAAAATTGTTAACAAGCTTGTTGATAGCTACAGAAAGACTATATCAGACATGGCATATATTTTATGGCCACATTATACAGAGATGAGTTTTGGCTGTATGTATGTACAATATTCGATCGACGGTGTGGGAGAAAAATTCCTGTTAAATGGAGCTGCTTTGCCACCTGTTAAGGCACCTTACTTTCCTAAAGGTGTTCAAAAAGAAATGTCCCTAAAATTTCGTGATTTATTATCTTCTAATATTTCGATAAAAGTTTCTGAGTACAACTTTCTTAAGGGACAGGGATTTGGTGGTAGGGTCGGTGCATACGAGCAAGCAATAATAA
This sequence is a window from Halobacteriovorax sp. JY17. Protein-coding genes within it:
- a CDS encoding PIN domain-containing protein, with product MSKVVMEHSDKTYYVFIDNQAFKTIKYDLSHSVIETIVDGVEEGNIKILVNSILEGEFVKHCSNQLNSERQALDSLRCSVQYMGSELESIVEKIGLLSGEGIWKCFIDLVSATSIDKNVEWKVVFDKYFKGEAPFSSKKKDEFPDAFTIEMLSIYVEKGLFVISGDNDFFSWSESKDQVTAFRCLKDFTDFYVKEQKKYASIINTLVGSIGIVEPIINGKIEDQFSDGYHYELTSYHSEIDGANVEKLGHFGYDILRVSLDESEIEVEFTYRGEVELEITSDVVVRDSIDKDYMSLGSNKNTAMIQADFKGKAVISLDEDDGKVELLEVYDEEVIARDFDVPHEWESFVVYD